Proteins encoded together in one Hylaeus volcanicus isolate JK05 chromosome 3, UHH_iyHylVolc1.0_haploid, whole genome shotgun sequence window:
- the LOC128873596 gene encoding uncharacterized protein LOC128873596: protein MTFVRTLYILIVVFAENKEKSLVRCIVNLKETELVHLSQKLNPLECLQLVKAVYELSPSGEEREEKKYRVLNGDLTRLSATPNECLVNLEEWNNDFPKGPKFGGRSAMEMTLRWLGRPDLAKYVRENRRSIKFLDREDYDIADTLEFPGHKVSRRHSPGNSKHSSAKGKKEKKKRGHQRHTSATSHKEIHRAMVAATGHSANIKQGYSNTGPILKHFSHKVRELKKKENKSQSKKGYLEEHRSIYGSIVVVLFFIVLCLVAAYFLHRRNLSKTRGTRFKYSWFPDKEDKDTLTDHIEWNDEPFCSCSDVEVGCTGKCATCSRNYQILSDVPNKHVNSVCVQKLKDRKRKKRQRFSFLQKCSQDKKREKDQENRDRKCVKRKNTESAAKASLKRRNASCAYFIDNTSASFHDLRKTLEKCVTKKREKHPIISQGDYRQCACCKCNLSSKEKMIRERKENEKRGLYKLKPKRKKEKRRKEDLRRVEKYGNVCYRDTCK from the exons ATGACATTTGTACGCACGCTTTACATTTTGATTGTCGTTTTTGCAGAAAACAAG GAAAAATCGCTCGTTCGATGTATCGTTAACCTCAAGGAGACCGAGCTTGTGCATCTGTCCCAGAAATTAAATCCTTTGGAATGTTTGCAGCTCGTAAAAGCTGTGTATGAATTGTCTCCATCGGGAGAAGAACGCGAAGAGAAGAAATATAGAGTGTTAAATGGAGATTTAACTCGTTTGTCGGCTACTCCGAACGAATGTCTCGTTAACCTCGAAGAATGGAACAATGACTTTCCAA AAGGTCCAAAATTCGGAGGACGTTCAGCAATGGAGATGACGCTGAGATGGTTAGGACGACCTGACCTGGCAAAGTATGTGAGAGAAAATCGCAGATCGATTAAATTCCTCGATAGGGAGGATTACGATATAGCCGATACGTTAGAATTTCCAGGACACAAAGTGTCAAGGAGGCATAGCCCTGGGAATAGCAAGCATTCATCGGCAaaaggaaagaaggaaaagaagaaaagagggCATCAAAGACACACTTCCGCGACGTCGCATAAAGAGATTCATAGAGCAATGGTTGCAGCAACGGGACACAGCGC aaatattaaacaggGATATAGTAACACTGGGccaattttaaaacatttcagTCATAAGGTTCGCGaactgaaaaagaaagaaaataaatcgcaGTCGAAGAAGGGTTACCTTGAAGAGCACCGATCAATTTATGGGTCAATCGTGGttgttctatttttcattgttcttTGTCTCGTGGCAGCCTACTTCCTTCATAGACGAAATCTTTCCAAGACCCGTGGTACGCGATTCAA GTACAGTTGGTTTCCAGATAAAGAGGACAAGGACACTCTTACCGATCACATCGAATGGAACGATGAACCTTTCTGCTCCTGTTCGGATGTCGAGGTTGGATGTACGGGAAAATGTGCCACGTGTAGTAGAAATTATCAAATTCTTTCTGATGTTCCCAATAAACACGTGAATTCGGTTTGCGTGCAAAAACTGAAAGAcaggaaacgaaagaagagaCAACGGTTcagttttcttcaaaaatgttCTCAGGACAAAAAACGGGAGAAGGACCAGGAAAATCGGGATAGGAAGTGCGTAAAAAGGAAGAATACTG AATCTGCTGCAAAAGCGTCATTGAAACGACGTAATGCATCTTGTGCGTACTTTATCGATAATACATCAGCATCTTTCCACGACTTAAGGAAAACTTTAGAGAAATGCGTTacaaagaaacgagaaaagcaTCCAATTATTTCCCAAGGAGACTATCGACAATGTGCATGCTGCAAGTGTAATTTAAGCTCTAAAG AGAAGATgattcgcgaaagaaaagagaatGAAAAGAGAGGACTGTATAAATTGAAaccgaaaagaaagaaagaaaaaagacgaAAAGAAGATTTGCGGAGAGTAGAGAAATATGGAAACGTATGTTACAGGGATACATGTAAATGA
- the LOC128873595 gene encoding uncharacterized protein LOC128873595 — protein MKILLIEWSTCLCFIVLLSQYKVLSTIDVNLSELEYLAARLNPFECRRLIAALHYTSYELPKSLAAAERDVDDEIPCIRHLIHWNGSPGDGRGKTHEALAHRLRQINRNELADWLGKSAFTQLGKDLGRAVVKAFDTISKEETEPS, from the exons atgaaaatattattaatagaatgGTCCACATGTCTGTGTTTTATCGTCCTTCTATCCCAATACAAAGTGCTTAGTACCATAGATGTTAACTTGAGCGAACTGGAATATTTAGCTGCACGTCTGAATCCATTCGAGTGTCGACGCCTGATTGCTGCTCTTCATTACACGAGTTACGAATTGCCGAAGAGTTTAGCAGCAGCTG AACGTGACGTAGACGACGAGATCCCCTGCATTAGACACCTGATCCATTGGAACGGTTCTCCAGGCGATGGCAGAGGTAAAACTCATGAAGCCCTGGCGCATAGGCTGCGTCAAATAAATCGGAACGAGCTGGCGGACTGGTTGGGAAAATCTGCATTTACACAATTAGGAAAGGATCTTGGTAGAGCAGTGGTGAAAGCCTTCGACACAATCAGTAAAGAGGAAACGGAACCTTCGTGA